Proteins encoded together in one Cicer arietinum cultivar CDC Frontier isolate Library 1 chromosome 4, Cicar.CDCFrontier_v2.0, whole genome shotgun sequence window:
- the LOC101509287 gene encoding type IV inositol polyphosphate 5-phosphatase 7 gives MGDENSKKSKLSWSKKMVRKFFNIKSKCECSQADTVVYGGGEVEYGSRNSFSEREPCTIKKSKTERFSRSTSQVRRGRMNLDHPRIIDVQNHSIFVATWNVAGRSPPSNLSLDDWLHSSPPADIYVLGFQEIVPLNAGNILGAEDNGPAKKWLSLIRKTLNNLPGTSGSSGCYTPSPIPQPVVELNADFEGSARQKNSSFFHRRSFQTTSSGWGMDNDPSVLQPQLDRRYSVCDRVIFGHRPSDFDPSLRWGYRPSDYSRASDYSRPSDYSRWGSSDDDNGLVDSPSTVLFSPMSYGGGSASNEDGYGMPGHSRYCLVASKQMVGIYLTVWVKGELKDHVRNMKVSCVGRGLMGYLGNKGSISISMSVHETSFCFICSHLTSGQKEGDELRRNSDVMEILKKTRFPRVHGVDNEKSPQTILEHDRIIWLGDLNYRIALSYRSAKALVEMQNWRALLENDQLRIEQKRGRAFVGWNEGKIYFPPTYKYSTNSDRYAGDDMHPKEKRRTPAWCDRILWYGEGLHQLSYVRGESRFSDHRPVYGIFWAEVESTHGKLKKSMSCSRSRIEVEELLPYSGGYTELNFF, from the exons ATGGGAGATGAAAATTCCAAGAAAAGCAAG CTCTCATGGTCAAAGAAAATGGTCAGGAAGTTCTTCAATATCAAAAGTAAATGTGAATGTTCCCAAGCAGATACTGTTGTTTATGGAG GAGGTGAAGTGGAATATGGAAGCAGGAATAGCTTCTCTGAGAGAGAGCCATGCACAATCAAGAAGAGCAAAACAG AGAGGTTTAGCAGGAGCACCAGTCAGGTCAGGCGAGGAAGAATGAATCTCGACCATCCTCGAATTATTGATGTGCAGAACCATAG CATTTTCGTAGCTACATGGAATGTAGCTGGAAGATCACCACCAAGTAATTTGAGTTTAGATGATTGGCTTCATTCCTCACCACCAGCTGATATTTATGTTCTTGG ATTTCAAGAGATAGTTCCCTTGAATGCCGGTAATATCCTCGGGGCAGAGGACAATGGCCCTGCGAAAAAATGGTTATCTCTCATCAGAAAGACATTAAACAATCTTCCTGGAACAAGTGGAAGTAGTGGATGTTATACACCGTCTCCGATTCCTCAACCAGTTGTAGAGCTGAATGCAGATTTTGAAGGATCGGCTAGGCAGAAGAATTCGTCTTTCTTCCACAGGCGATCGTTCCAGACAACTTCTAGTGGTTGGGGAATGGACAATGATCCTTCGGTTCTGCAGCCGCAACTAGACCGAAGATACAGTGTATGCGATCGTGTAATTTTCGGCCACAGGCCTAGTGACTTTGATCCTAGTTTAAGATGGGGTTATAGGCCTAGTGACTATTCAAGGGCAAGTGACTACTCAAGACCAAGTGACTATTCAAGATGGGGTTCATCTGATGATGATAATGGACTTGTGGATTCGCCAAGTACGGTCTTGTTTTCACCAATGTCTTATGGTGGTGGATCTGCCTCTAATGAAGATGGATATGGCATGCCGGGGCATTCAAGGTACTGCCTTGTTGCGAGTAAGCAAATGGTGGGAATCTACCTTACTGTATGGGTGAAAGGTGAACTGAAAGATCATGTTCGGAACATGAAAGTGTCTTGTGTTGGCAGAGGATTGATGGGTTATCTCGGAAATAAG GGATCAATCTCAATTAGTATGTCTGTGCATGAAACAAGCTTTTGCTTTATCTGTAGTCATTTAACCTCAGGACAAAAAGAGGGTGATGAACTAAGAAGAAATTCTGATGTGATGGAGATACTTAAAAAGACAAGGTTTCCTCGTGTTCATGGCGTGGACAATGAGAAATCTCCTCAGACAATTCTTGAGCACGA TCGAATTATATGGCTTGGAGATTTGAATTATCGGATTGCTCTCTCCTACCGTTCTGCTAAGGCACTTGTTGAGATGCAAAATTGGAGAGCATTGTTAGAAAATGATCAA TTGAGAATAGAGCAAAAAAGAGGCCGCGCATTTGTAGGATGGAATGAAGGGAAGATATATTTTCCTCCAACATACAAGTATTCAACTAATTCAGATAGATATGCGGGCGATGATATGCACCCGAAGGAGAAAAGGAGAACACCTGCTTG gtGTGACCGAATTTTATGGTATGGAGAAGGTCTGCATCAGTTATCTTATGTTCGCGGAGAATCCAGATTTTCAGACCACAGACCTGTTTATGGCATATTTTGGGCTGAGGTTGAGTCAACTCATGGCAAATTGAAgaaaagtatgagttgttcTCGTTCCAGAATCGAGGTGGAGGAACTTCTGCCGTACTCCGGTGGATATACTGAACTAAACTTTTTCTAA